Proteins encoded together in one Yersinia mollaretii ATCC 43969 window:
- a CDS encoding LysR family transcriptional regulator: protein MFISKNLLVFITTVQEGSLTNAAVKLFSTPPPMSRSIKILEDELGFKLFTRTTTGLKLTEKGSNFYKDIIPTYTRLTELSTAYKREKSGTINIGTHQLKSEYAGFICDYFLALNNCNIELQENINDINQLDTILSTKEIKDCDLDVKLVTHCKAILLYASHLDELPDKYEYLKQLPFLQSNMFSASCSFKQYLEHMKQQGYREKILHIDDQRVRYNLIEKGAGISITSDDFNLRKESHHVSNISFDKDINLDINYYLYFKSSVISKKLFIQHIQKNSRLLWQEERVIS, encoded by the coding sequence ATGTTTATATCAAAAAACTTGCTCGTATTTATTACCACGGTTCAAGAAGGCTCGCTAACCAATGCGGCCGTTAAATTATTCTCAACTCCGCCGCCGATGAGCAGGAGTATAAAAATACTTGAGGACGAACTGGGTTTCAAACTATTTACCCGCACAACAACTGGGCTTAAATTAACAGAAAAAGGCAGTAATTTTTATAAGGATATTATCCCCACATACACACGTTTAACCGAACTGAGTACCGCCTACAAAAGAGAAAAAAGTGGCACCATTAATATCGGGACTCATCAGTTAAAATCTGAGTATGCAGGTTTTATATGTGATTACTTTTTAGCTTTGAACAATTGCAATATTGAACTACAAGAAAACATAAATGATATAAATCAACTAGATACAATCCTAAGCACCAAAGAGATAAAAGATTGTGATTTAGACGTGAAATTAGTCACTCATTGCAAAGCCATTTTGTTATATGCCTCACATTTAGATGAATTGCCCGATAAGTATGAATACTTAAAACAGCTCCCTTTTTTACAAAGTAACATGTTTTCCGCATCATGCAGCTTTAAACAATATCTAGAACATATGAAACAGCAAGGGTACAGAGAAAAAATATTACATATAGATGATCAACGTGTTCGCTATAATTTGATTGAAAAAGGGGCGGGAATCTCCATTACTTCGGATGATTTTAATTTAAGAAAAGAGTCACACCACGTATCAAACATCAGCTTCGATAAAGATATTAATCTCGACATAAATTATTACTTATATTTTAAAAGCTCAGTTATTAGTAAGAAATTATTTATTCAGCATATACAGAAAAACTCTCGCCTTTTGTGGCAGGAGGAGAGAGTGATAAGTTAA
- a CDS encoding NAD-dependent succinate-semialdehyde dehydrogenase — MSQQNPLQDQQQSDGVYHIGYFVGGKWYQAQETFDVHNPATGELVAKVAKAGQQETEAAINAASEAFPAWRKKPAKQRAEILQRWYLLIMEHQQSLAEIMVSEQGKPLKEALGEVAYAASFIQWFSEQAKRANGEIIPPAKEGARIFATREPIGVVAAITPWNFPLAMLTRKLGPALAAGCTGLIKPANNTPLSAFALLALAEQAGVPAGVLNGVAGDTHAISNAIMASSAVRKISFTGSTEVGKTLMRNAAETMKKISMELGGNAPYIVFDDADLDAAVAGAIACKFRNAGQVCVCVNRFYIQDGIYNAFVSHLAAEVKKLRVGNGMDKEVDMGPLINIAGLEKVEDHVKDALEKGGRLLVGGHRHELGGNFFQPTVIADANEQMKVASEETFGPLAACFRFKTEAEVIKRANDTPFGLAAYFYTQDLQRVFRVSDALESGMIGVNESSVSTELAPFGGVKESGLGREGSVLGLDEFMEVKTLHLGNL; from the coding sequence ATGTCACAACAAAACCCCTTGCAGGACCAGCAACAGAGCGACGGCGTTTACCACATTGGTTATTTTGTCGGCGGAAAATGGTATCAGGCTCAAGAGACTTTCGACGTCCATAATCCCGCGACGGGCGAGTTAGTCGCCAAAGTAGCAAAAGCCGGTCAACAAGAGACCGAAGCTGCCATCAACGCGGCCAGTGAGGCATTTCCTGCCTGGCGCAAAAAACCAGCCAAACAGCGGGCAGAAATTCTCCAGCGCTGGTATCTGCTGATTATGGAACATCAGCAATCATTGGCGGAGATCATGGTTTCCGAGCAAGGTAAACCACTGAAAGAAGCATTAGGCGAGGTCGCTTATGCCGCCAGCTTTATTCAATGGTTTAGCGAGCAGGCCAAACGGGCCAATGGTGAAATCATTCCTCCGGCGAAAGAGGGGGCGCGTATCTTTGCCACCCGCGAACCCATCGGCGTAGTGGCGGCCATCACACCGTGGAATTTCCCGCTGGCTATGCTCACCCGCAAATTGGGGCCAGCATTGGCCGCCGGTTGCACTGGGTTGATTAAACCGGCTAATAACACGCCACTCTCCGCCTTTGCCTTGCTGGCACTGGCAGAGCAAGCGGGTGTCCCCGCTGGGGTGCTGAATGGCGTGGCGGGTGATACCCATGCGATTAGCAATGCCATCATGGCCAGTTCAGCGGTGCGTAAAATCTCCTTCACTGGCTCGACGGAAGTGGGTAAAACCCTGATGCGCAATGCCGCCGAGACCATGAAAAAGATCTCTATGGAGCTGGGGGGCAATGCACCCTATATCGTGTTTGATGATGCCGATTTAGATGCGGCGGTGGCGGGGGCTATCGCCTGTAAATTCCGCAATGCCGGGCAAGTCTGTGTTTGCGTCAATCGCTTCTATATTCAAGATGGCATTTACAATGCGTTTGTCAGCCATTTGGCCGCTGAAGTTAAAAAACTGAGAGTCGGCAATGGGATGGATAAAGAGGTCGATATGGGGCCGCTGATTAATATTGCCGGTCTGGAGAAAGTCGAAGATCACGTCAAAGACGCGCTCGAGAAGGGCGGTCGGCTACTGGTCGGGGGGCATCGCCATGAATTAGGCGGTAATTTCTTTCAGCCAACCGTGATTGCCGATGCCAATGAGCAGATGAAAGTAGCGTCAGAAGAGACCTTTGGCCCGCTGGCGGCGTGCTTCCGCTTTAAAACCGAAGCTGAAGTGATTAAGCGGGCAAATGATACCCCATTCGGGCTGGCAGCCTACTTCTACACGCAGGACCTGCAACGGGTGTTCCGAGTTTCTGATGCTTTAGAAAGCGGCATGATTGGTGTCAATGAAAGCTCGGTTTCGACGGAGCTGGCACCTTTTGGTGGCGTGAAAGAGTCGGGCCTAGGCCGCGAAGGTTCCGTGCTAGGGTTGGATGAGTTTATGGAAGTCAAAACCCTGCATCTGGGCAATTTATAA
- the aaeB gene encoding p-hydroxybenzoic acid efflux pump subunit AaeB, whose protein sequence is MTSPTFIRLRFAFKLSFAIVAALFLGFHLQLETPRWSVLTAAIVAAGPAFAAGGEPFSGAIRHRGWLRIIGTFIGCIGGLVIIVLTIRAPVLTLMLCCLWAGVCTWISSLVRVENSYAFGLAGYTALIIIVTTGETPLLTPQFAVERCSEIVLGIVCAVMADLLFSPRSIKQDIDRLVDKVLVDQYKLLQLCIRPAEKTEIDRAWNDLVKNTTALNGMRSYLMMESSRWQRCNRRLRVLHTESLALITQACESYLVLVNHPDTFTPELKAMLSEPASTPAEIRQRMKKLRQFIGASHSEAIPHTISSWVGAATRYLLLSKGIHTNSSISRVEEGILTGDLPVKHVSAEGHHAMINGLRTGIATAIGGLFWLWTGWTSGAGCMVMIAVVTSLAMRTPNPRMVAIDFLLGVIMALPIGALYFMFIIPATQQSLLLLCISLGLLAFIIGIEVQKRRLGSLGTLASTINIMVLSNPMEFNVSLFLDSALGQIVGCFVSLIVLLLIRDNAKDRTGRTLLNRFVYSAVSALTTNKARRNENHLPMLYQQLNQLLMMFPGDIDKYRLALTLIIAHQRLNSTEIPVNAELSAFHKQIRYTADRVINAKNDQKRRYYFARLLQELDQYQQKLVDYQLPDSVTLPVKRLADMLHRYQSALTLRP, encoded by the coding sequence ATGACCAGCCCGACTTTTATCCGTCTGCGCTTTGCCTTTAAGCTGAGTTTCGCCATTGTGGCGGCACTGTTTCTGGGCTTTCATTTGCAGTTGGAAACGCCGCGCTGGTCGGTGCTGACCGCCGCGATTGTCGCCGCTGGCCCTGCTTTTGCTGCGGGTGGTGAGCCATTCTCTGGCGCGATTCGTCACCGTGGCTGGCTGCGCATTATCGGCACATTTATCGGCTGTATTGGTGGTTTGGTTATTATCGTGCTGACCATCAGAGCGCCAGTCTTAACCCTGATGCTGTGCTGCCTGTGGGCGGGGGTGTGCACTTGGATCTCATCACTGGTGCGGGTCGAAAACTCCTATGCGTTTGGTCTGGCCGGTTATACCGCGCTGATCATTATTGTCACCACCGGTGAGACACCCCTGTTGACGCCGCAGTTTGCCGTCGAGCGCTGTAGTGAAATTGTGCTGGGGATCGTCTGTGCCGTGATGGCGGATCTGCTCTTCTCCCCGCGATCGATTAAGCAGGATATTGATCGGCTGGTGGATAAGGTTTTGGTGGATCAATATAAGCTGTTGCAGCTCTGTATTCGTCCAGCGGAAAAAACGGAAATCGATCGTGCGTGGAATGATTTGGTCAAAAATACCACTGCGCTCAATGGGATGCGCAGCTATCTGATGATGGAGTCCTCCCGCTGGCAGCGCTGTAACCGCCGTTTGCGGGTCTTGCACACCGAGTCACTGGCGCTGATTACCCAAGCATGTGAAAGCTATCTGGTACTGGTGAACCACCCCGATACTTTCACCCCTGAGCTGAAAGCGATGCTGAGCGAACCGGCATCAACACCCGCCGAGATTCGCCAGCGAATGAAGAAACTGCGCCAGTTTATTGGTGCCAGCCACAGTGAAGCGATTCCCCATACCATCAGTAGTTGGGTCGGTGCCGCGACCCGCTATCTATTGCTCTCCAAAGGCATCCACACCAACAGCAGCATCAGCCGAGTAGAGGAGGGCATTCTGACGGGTGACCTCCCGGTGAAGCATGTCTCAGCCGAAGGGCATCACGCGATGATCAATGGCCTGCGCACTGGCATTGCCACCGCGATTGGGGGGCTATTTTGGCTGTGGACCGGCTGGACATCTGGGGCGGGCTGCATGGTGATGATCGCGGTGGTCACGTCACTGGCGATGCGCACTCCCAATCCGCGCATGGTGGCGATCGACTTCCTACTGGGGGTGATCATGGCGCTGCCCATCGGGGCGCTCTACTTTATGTTTATCATTCCCGCCACCCAGCAAAGTCTGCTGCTGCTGTGCATCAGCTTGGGGCTGCTGGCCTTTATTATTGGTATCGAAGTGCAGAAGCGGCGGCTGGGATCACTGGGGACATTAGCCAGCACCATCAATATTATGGTGCTCAGTAACCCGATGGAGTTTAACGTCAGCTTGTTCCTCGACAGCGCCTTGGGGCAAATTGTCGGCTGCTTCGTTTCGCTGATTGTCCTGCTCTTGATCCGCGATAATGCCAAAGACCGCACCGGTAGAACTTTGCTAAATCGCTTTGTTTACAGTGCAGTATCCGCCCTGACCACCAATAAAGCGCGCCGCAACGAAAACCATCTACCGATGCTGTATCAGCAACTGAATCAGTTGTTGATGATGTTCCCCGGTGATATCGATAAGTATCGTCTGGCATTGACACTGATTATTGCCCATCAGCGGCTCAACAGCACCGAGATTCCAGTGAATGCCGAACTGAGTGCCTTCCATAAGCAGATCCGCTATACCGCTGATCGCGTCATTAATGCGAAAAACGATCAGAAACGGCGCTACTACTTCGCTCGGCTCTTGCAGGAGTTGGATCAATATCAGCAGAAACTGGTGGATTATCAGTTGCCTGACTCTGTTACCCTGCCAGTGAAGCGGCTAGCGGATATGTTGCATCGGTATCAGAGTGCGCTTACCCTTCGTCCTTGA
- a CDS encoding Tc toxin subunit A: MFSPGRYLCELYNVAQELHGKESALHIDKRRPDLQKLVLSDKLMRQEVSTLDILLETLQSKVALSDLTQHAGNPADDSFILPYDDNLTIINAVLESKSTSLRDIAAQLSTGDTLQPLKLIPALVQEQLGLNSASYDLIKTESPLDENSGKRLAHVTQLSISQLKALVDSIRANSDASKEQILASLAEYVRLQRKYALSAEQFTAIVSTLNQKNTDDEPSFHQQIFSRADGSDMVPTDAVLNFTQSQPLINAALGVTQEELLRIAENCFGVGKTANIQMDEKKFSQIYRLATIPRLFGMSFSQAEILFSLSHQPEAIKNLAGGKVAVILDTINMLENIVQWMSEQKLDLAALNAMITPQYSTAATPELFNFLSNIHHSMDNQTDPVLLKQSLCRSLAAGFHLKTEVVAGLISWLENNNSAFTLEIFSNAITQVFADKPTLEKLEQNPRLVKQCQELSQYVLIAQWAKLTQQDIELILHPKLFSGTETPLHPSLSLLILLADFKAWQQQVKVPIAEALRYLSLLGDNDDNTNITTLAEIHGWDHQQTIHIINYIEIHKYPNNINHKFKFPNSFIDVNEYYKHISLINQVDIDIPLNISLNLIALATEDRNHQNGILIKVVAENLTHKF; this comes from the coding sequence ATGTTTTCTCCAGGCCGCTACTTGTGTGAGTTATACAACGTAGCCCAAGAGTTACATGGTAAAGAGAGTGCACTACATATTGATAAACGCCGCCCAGACCTGCAAAAACTGGTCTTGAGTGATAAGTTGATGCGGCAAGAGGTCTCTACGCTGGATATTTTGCTGGAAACATTGCAAAGCAAAGTGGCCTTGAGTGACCTCACCCAGCACGCCGGTAACCCAGCCGATGATTCATTTATCCTGCCCTATGATGACAATCTCACCATCATTAATGCCGTGCTCGAGAGTAAATCAACTAGCTTGCGCGATATCGCGGCCCAATTAAGCACCGGCGACACTCTGCAACCCCTGAAGTTAATTCCCGCGTTGGTACAAGAACAATTGGGGTTAAATTCGGCCAGCTATGATCTGATTAAAACCGAGTCACCACTGGATGAAAATAGCGGTAAACGGTTAGCTCACGTCACTCAACTCAGTATCAGCCAGCTTAAGGCACTGGTTGATAGTATTCGCGCCAATAGTGATGCCAGCAAAGAGCAGATTCTGGCATCACTCGCGGAATATGTGCGCTTACAGCGGAAATATGCACTCTCCGCCGAGCAATTCACCGCGATTGTCAGTACGCTAAACCAAAAAAACACAGATGATGAACCCAGTTTTCATCAGCAAATTTTCAGTCGCGCAGATGGCAGTGACATGGTGCCGACAGATGCGGTACTCAACTTTACACAGTCACAACCCCTGATTAACGCTGCATTAGGTGTGACTCAGGAGGAGTTACTGCGCATTGCAGAGAATTGCTTCGGTGTAGGTAAAACCGCCAATATTCAGATGGATGAGAAAAAATTCAGCCAGATCTATCGACTGGCTACCATCCCACGCCTGTTCGGCATGAGTTTTTCGCAAGCAGAAATATTATTTAGTTTAAGTCACCAACCTGAGGCGATAAAAAACCTCGCGGGCGGGAAAGTCGCGGTTATTCTGGATACTATCAATATGCTGGAAAATATTGTGCAGTGGATGAGCGAGCAAAAATTGGATCTTGCTGCACTCAATGCCATGATAACCCCTCAATACAGTACAGCCGCCACACCCGAGTTATTTAATTTCCTGTCTAATATTCATCACTCAATGGATAACCAAACCGACCCCGTATTATTGAAGCAGAGTCTGTGCCGCAGTTTGGCTGCCGGTTTTCATTTAAAAACCGAGGTCGTTGCCGGTTTGATCAGCTGGCTAGAAAATAATAATTCGGCTTTTACACTGGAGATATTTAGTAACGCCATCACTCAAGTATTTGCCGACAAACCCACCTTGGAAAAACTGGAGCAGAATCCAAGATTAGTGAAACAGTGCCAAGAACTCAGCCAATATGTTCTGATAGCACAATGGGCCAAATTGACGCAGCAAGATATTGAATTAATTCTGCACCCAAAATTATTCAGTGGTACTGAAACACCCTTGCATCCGAGTTTATCACTTTTAATCTTGCTGGCTGATTTTAAGGCCTGGCAACAGCAAGTGAAAGTTCCGATTGCAGAAGCTTTGCGTTATTTATCTTTGCTCGGTGATAATGATGACAATACCAATATAACTACACTAGCTGAAATTCATGGATGGGATCATCAGCAAACCATACATATAATTAATTACATTGAAATACACAAATACCCAAACAATATAAATCATAAATTTAAATTCCCAAATAGCTTTATTGATGTGAATGAATATTATAAGCACATCAGTCTGATTAATCAGGTTGATATAGATATCCCGCTTAACATTTCTTTAAATTTAATAGCATTAGCGACAGAGGATCGTAATCACCAAAATGGGATTTTAATTAAAGTTGTAGCAGAAAATTTAACTCATAAATTTTAA
- a CDS encoding ribonuclease: MNKRIIAILGAALLLVVAAWQGMGGVTARDIGQSADLERPPLSAPASIEQLTQPKPVAKYLQAHHRLPDFYLTKQQAREKGWDPKEGNLCQVLPGRAIGGDRFSNREGQLPQAKGRNWREADVNYRCGHRGSDRLLYSNDGLIYLTQDHYKHFIRME; encoded by the coding sequence ATGAATAAGCGAATTATCGCCATTTTGGGAGCAGCACTGCTGCTGGTGGTGGCTGCATGGCAAGGTATGGGCGGTGTCACGGCGCGTGATATCGGCCAATCAGCGGATCTGGAGCGCCCACCGCTATCGGCTCCTGCCTCTATCGAACAATTAACGCAACCTAAACCGGTGGCGAAATACCTACAAGCACACCATCGGCTGCCGGACTTTTACCTGACCAAGCAGCAGGCCCGCGAGAAGGGCTGGGACCCAAAAGAGGGTAATTTGTGTCAGGTGTTGCCGGGGCGTGCCATTGGCGGGGATCGTTTTTCTAACCGCGAAGGTCAATTGCCGCAAGCTAAAGGCCGCAACTGGCGTGAGGCTGATGTGAATTATCGTTGCGGTCATCGCGGTAGCGATCGGCTGTTGTACTCTAATGATGGCCTGATTTATCTGACTCAGGATCACTATAAGCATTTCATTCGGATGGAGTGA
- the aaeR gene encoding HTH-type transcriptional activator AaeR, translated as MERLKRMSVFARVVECGSFTAAARQLEMSVSSISQTVSKLETELNVKLLNRSTRRIGLTEAGRIYYQGCRRMLQEVQEVHEQLYAFNNTPTGTLRIGCSSTMAQNVLATMTADMLKEYPGLSVNLVTGIPAPDLIADGLDVVIRVGALQDSGLFSRRLGSMPMVVCAAKSYLLQHGTPEKPSDMINFSWLEYSVRPDSNFELIAPEGITTQISPQGRFVTNDSQTMIRWLKAGAGIAYAPLMWVIEEIKRGEVEVLFKKYHSDPRPVYALYTEKDKMPLKVQVCIDYLTEYFKRVAEVYQGYR; from the coding sequence ATGGAAAGATTAAAAAGGATGTCTGTATTTGCCAGAGTCGTTGAGTGTGGATCTTTTACTGCCGCCGCACGGCAGTTGGAGATGAGTGTGTCGTCGATCAGCCAGACCGTATCAAAGCTGGAAACCGAACTGAATGTTAAGCTGCTGAACCGCAGCACCCGCCGCATTGGCCTGACCGAAGCGGGCCGAATCTATTATCAAGGCTGTCGGCGCATGTTGCAGGAGGTGCAAGAGGTGCATGAGCAGCTATACGCCTTTAACAATACGCCCACTGGCACCTTGCGAATCGGCTGCTCATCCACCATGGCACAAAATGTGCTGGCGACCATGACCGCAGATATGTTGAAAGAGTATCCCGGCCTCTCCGTGAATTTAGTCACCGGCATTCCGGCACCGGATCTGATCGCCGATGGTTTGGATGTGGTGATTCGGGTGGGGGCGTTGCAAGATTCGGGGCTATTTTCCCGCCGTCTCGGCTCAATGCCGATGGTGGTCTGTGCCGCTAAAAGCTATTTGCTGCAACATGGCACCCCCGAAAAACCGAGTGATATGATCAACTTCTCTTGGCTGGAATACAGTGTCAGGCCAGACAGTAATTTCGAGCTGATCGCACCAGAGGGCATCACCACACAAATATCGCCGCAAGGCCGCTTTGTCACCAATGACTCACAAACCATGATCCGCTGGCTTAAAGCGGGCGCAGGTATCGCCTATGCACCATTAATGTGGGTGATAGAGGAGATTAAACGCGGCGAAGTGGAAGTGCTGTTCAAGAAATACCACTCTGATCCGCGCCCGGTATACGCGCTCTATACCGAAAAAGACAAAATGCCACTCAAGGTTCAAGTCTGTATCGATTATCTCACCGAATATTTTAAACGCGTCGCTGAGGTATATCAGGGCTATCGCTAA
- the aaeX gene encoding p-hydroxybenzoic acid efflux pump operon protein AaeX, whose product MGLLPVMVIFGLSFPPIFLELLLSLALFFVVRRVLQPTGIYEFVWHPALFNTALYCCLFYLISRLSS is encoded by the coding sequence ATGGGTTTGCTTCCGGTGATGGTGATTTTCGGCCTCTCTTTCCCGCCGATCTTTCTTGAGCTGCTTCTCTCGCTGGCACTTTTTTTTGTCGTGCGTCGTGTGCTGCAACCAACGGGTATTTATGAGTTTGTCTGGCACCCAGCACTCTTTAATACTGCGCTGTATTGCTGCCTTTTTTACTTAATTTCCCGTCTCTCATCTTGA
- the aaeA gene encoding p-hydroxybenzoic acid efflux pump subunit AaeA has protein sequence MSTFSLKIIRVGITLLVVLLAIIAVFKVWSFYTESPWTRDAKFTADVVAIAPDVSGLITDVPVKDNQLVQKGQILFVIDQPRYQQALAEAEADVAYYQTLAAEKQRESGRRQRLGVQALSQEEIDQSSNVLQTVKHQLAKAIAVRDLAKLDLERTTVRAPAQGWVTNLNVHAGEFINRGATAVALVKKDTFYLLAYLEETKLEGVKPGYRAEITPLGSNRILHGTVDSISAGVTNSSSSVDSKGLATIDNNLEWVRLAQRVPVKIRLDSEDQQHPYPAGTTATVVITGASDRDPNQASPMIKLMHRLREFG, from the coding sequence GTGAGTACTTTTTCATTAAAAATCATCCGTGTCGGCATCACCTTACTGGTGGTTTTACTGGCGATTATTGCTGTTTTTAAAGTGTGGTCTTTTTACACTGAATCACCGTGGACCCGTGATGCTAAATTTACCGCCGATGTGGTGGCAATTGCCCCAGATGTCAGCGGTTTGATCACGGATGTCCCGGTGAAAGACAACCAACTGGTGCAGAAAGGCCAAATCTTATTTGTGATTGACCAACCCCGCTATCAGCAGGCACTGGCCGAAGCGGAAGCGGATGTCGCCTACTATCAAACGCTGGCTGCTGAGAAGCAGCGCGAATCCGGCAGACGGCAACGGCTGGGGGTTCAAGCGCTGTCACAAGAGGAGATCGACCAATCCAGCAATGTGCTGCAAACCGTGAAACATCAACTGGCAAAAGCCATTGCAGTGCGTGATTTAGCTAAGCTTGATCTGGAGCGCACCACGGTGCGAGCGCCTGCACAGGGCTGGGTGACTAATCTGAATGTCCATGCGGGGGAGTTTATTAACCGAGGCGCGACGGCGGTCGCCTTGGTGAAAAAAGACACTTTCTATCTTTTGGCCTATCTGGAAGAGACGAAGTTAGAAGGGGTGAAACCGGGCTATCGAGCGGAAATTACCCCGCTGGGCAGCAACCGCATTCTGCATGGCACTGTTGATAGTATCTCCGCTGGGGTGACCAATAGCAGTAGCAGTGTCGATAGCAAAGGGCTGGCGACCATCGATAACAATTTGGAATGGGTGCGTCTGGCGCAACGCGTGCCCGTGAAGATTCGTCTGGACAGCGAAGATCAGCAGCATCCCTACCCCGCAGGCACCACCGCGACAGTCGTGATCACGGGAGCGAGTGATCGTGACCCCAATCAGGCATCGCCGATGATCAAGTTGATGCATCGCCTGCGCGAGTTTGGCTAA